One genomic window of Candidatus Neomarinimicrobiota bacterium includes the following:
- a CDS encoding energy transducer TonB, which produces MRRRAFEEGYPYRIRMILLGVVLVLVVMLFSFPRFTSRKSVLPVTAFEEFVEEIDIPETRQFEQPPPPSRPSIPIESEIDNFAEDITIEETLLDEYVAWEVPPLPEDDPASRVRFIPHEEPPVPIGGYEAIAAKLKYPEIAKQAGIEGTIILQVFVSDKGFVEDVVVLKGIPDTGLDEAAANAIKQVRFKPALQRDRPIGVWVAIPVHFRLRSTPLSID; this is translated from the coding sequence ATGAGGCGACGAGCTTTTGAAGAAGGTTACCCTTATCGAATTCGAATGATACTTCTGGGCGTAGTGCTTGTACTCGTGGTGATGCTCTTTTCATTTCCCAGGTTCACGTCCAGAAAGTCAGTACTCCCGGTTACGGCATTTGAAGAGTTTGTGGAAGAGATTGATATTCCGGAAACGCGCCAGTTTGAGCAGCCACCGCCCCCCTCACGCCCTTCTATCCCCATCGAATCTGAAATAGACAACTTCGCCGAGGACATCACCATTGAGGAAACCCTCCTCGATGAGTATGTGGCCTGGGAGGTTCCTCCCCTACCCGAAGATGACCCTGCCAGTAGGGTTAGATTCATTCCCCACGAAGAGCCTCCCGTCCCTATCGGCGGCTACGAGGCGATCGCTGCCAAGCTGAAGTATCCCGAAATCGCCAAGCAAGCTGGCATTGAGGGAACTATAATCCTTCAGGTTTTTGTCAGCGATAAGGGCTTCGTTGAAGATGTAGTGGTGTTGAAGGGTATTCCGGATACCGGGCTGGATGAAGCTGCCGCTAATGCCATCAAGCAGGTCCGATTCAAGCCCGCTCTCCAGCGTGATCGCCCTATAGGGGTTTGGGTGGCCATACCGGTCCATTTCCGCCTCCGAAGTACCCCTCTTAGTATTGACTGA
- a CDS encoding universal stress protein, which yields MISYNKILLTTDFSEYSKVAIPHAVEMARQFGAKLVVLHVLEPLLTPVDFAWGPMALSEDWEEQRTRHSQKFLEEWVASELPTDLTVIPILAHGTPIREICHTVREENIDLVVMATHGQTGITHALFGSTAEKVIRRSPVPVLTVRKPEEPTGT from the coding sequence ATGATCTCCTATAATAAAATTCTACTCACAACCGATTTTTCGGAATATTCTAAGGTAGCCATACCGCATGCGGTTGAAATGGCCCGCCAGTTCGGCGCCAAACTGGTAGTACTGCATGTGCTGGAACCTCTGCTCACGCCGGTGGATTTCGCCTGGGGCCCCATGGCTTTATCAGAAGATTGGGAAGAACAGCGGACCCGGCATTCCCAAAAGTTCTTGGAGGAGTGGGTCGCATCCGAGTTGCCCACCGACCTTACGGTAATTCCCATCTTGGCCCATGGCACTCCCATCAGGGAAATTTGCCATACCGTCCGCGAAGAGAATATCGACCTGGTTGTCATGGCTACCCACGGCCAGACCGGCATCACTCATGCTCTATTTGGCAGCACCGCCGAGAAGGTGATTCGCCGTAGTCCAGTACCGGTCCTTACCGTTAGAAAACCAGAAGAGCCTACCGGAACCTAG
- a CDS encoding methylmalonyl-CoA mutase family protein, with protein SGYHMREAGTTADQELAFTFANGIAYVQAAVEAGLDVNRFGQRLSFFFNVHMNFFEEVAKFRAARRIWARIMKERFGVTEPRAQMCRFHVQTAGSSLTAQQIDNNVVRTTLEALAAVLGGTQSLHTNSRDEALALPSEESARLALRTQQIIAHETGIPEVVDPLAGSYYLEELTDRLEQEALELIAVIDGKGGAVAAVEEGYQEREIARSAYEFQQAVEQGERVIVGVNRFAVEDQEVTSLQAVDPRAVKAQLTRLRKVRKERSDEDVRRALDSLKTAAEGVDNLLPHILNAVRVYATLGEISQILREVFGEYRPG; from the coding sequence TCAGCGGCTACCATATGCGGGAGGCGGGCACCACGGCCGACCAGGAGCTGGCTTTCACCTTCGCTAACGGCATCGCCTACGTGCAGGCGGCGGTGGAAGCCGGACTGGACGTGAACCGGTTCGGCCAGCGGCTCAGCTTCTTTTTTAATGTCCACATGAACTTTTTCGAGGAGGTGGCCAAGTTCCGGGCCGCCCGGCGCATCTGGGCCCGGATCATGAAAGAGCGCTTCGGTGTCACCGAACCCAGGGCTCAGATGTGCCGCTTTCACGTCCAGACGGCCGGTTCCTCCCTCACTGCCCAGCAAATCGACAACAATGTGGTGCGCACCACCCTGGAGGCGCTGGCGGCCGTGCTGGGCGGCACCCAGTCCCTGCATACTAACAGCCGCGATGAAGCCCTGGCCCTGCCCAGTGAGGAATCAGCGCGACTGGCCCTGCGCACTCAGCAGATCATCGCCCATGAGACTGGCATCCCCGAGGTGGTTGATCCTCTGGCCGGCAGCTATTATCTGGAAGAGCTTACCGACCGGCTGGAGCAGGAGGCCCTGGAGCTGATCGCCGTTATCGATGGGAAGGGTGGTGCGGTAGCGGCAGTCGAAGAGGGTTACCAGGAAAGGGAGATCGCCCGCTCGGCCTACGAGTTCCAGCAGGCGGTAGAGCAGGGAGAGCGGGTTATTGTAGGAGTGAATCGTTTCGCGGTGGAGGACCAGGAGGTAACGTCCTTGCAGGCTGTCGACCCCCGGGCGGTGAAAGCCCAGCTGACGCGGCTACGGAAGGTACGGAAAGAGCGGAGCGACGAGGATGTTCGCCGCGCTCTGGACAGCCTCAAGACCGCCGCTGAGGGTGTTGACAATCTCTTGCCGCATATCCTGAACGCGGTGCGGGTCTATGCCACCCTCGGCGAGATCTCACAAATCCTAAGGGAAGTCTTCGGTGAGTATCGTCCGGGTTAG
- a CDS encoding type III pantothenate kinase: protein MLLAIDVGNSNVVLALFEGERLVESWRLHTNATHTSDDWWIAVKHLAEDAQVAIATVDGVIISSVVPVVGRAFIQLCRRYLQIEPLRVQAHLPLDLGLDVKDPESVGADRICNVVAARELYGTPCVVIDLGTATTFDVVNERGHFIGGSIAPGLEISARQLFSGAALLSAVDLKVPGTVIGKDTESNLQAGILYGVMDQIDGMVARIREELGWKDMSVVLTGGLGNLIAGELRTPVSYDPDLTVKGLRLIYEQCA, encoded by the coding sequence ATGTTATTAGCCATTGATGTGGGTAATTCCAACGTGGTCCTGGCATTGTTTGAAGGTGAGCGGCTGGTGGAAAGCTGGCGGCTGCATACCAACGCCACCCATACCTCCGACGATTGGTGGATCGCCGTTAAGCACCTGGCTGAAGATGCTCAGGTGGCTATCGCGACCGTGGATGGGGTTATCATATCCAGTGTGGTGCCGGTAGTTGGGCGGGCTTTTATCCAGCTGTGCCGACGCTATTTGCAGATTGAACCCCTGCGGGTGCAGGCTCACCTGCCCCTGGATCTGGGCCTGGATGTCAAGGATCCTGAATCGGTGGGTGCCGACCGGATTTGCAATGTGGTTGCCGCCCGGGAACTCTATGGTACCCCCTGCGTCGTTATCGATCTGGGCACCGCCACCACCTTTGATGTGGTGAATGAGCGTGGTCATTTCATTGGCGGCTCAATCGCTCCAGGATTGGAGATCAGTGCCCGCCAGCTGTTTTCCGGGGCGGCGCTCTTGTCAGCAGTTGACCTGAAAGTGCCCGGGACGGTCATCGGCAAGGATACGGAGAGCAACCTCCAGGCCGGCATCCTGTACGGAGTGATGGATCAGATTGACGGTATGGTAGCGCGTATCCGGGAAGAGTTGGGCTGGAAGGACATGAGTGTCGTTCTCACCGGCGGGCTGGGAAACCTCATTGCTGGCGAGCTGCGCACCCCCGTCTCTTACGACCCCGATCTTACGGTGAAGGGTCTACGCCTGATTTATGAACAGTGTGCCTGA
- a CDS encoding FAD-binding oxidoreductase, translating into MRWPQPGAFLQPSERGHLGELIIQARSRGISIGSPGADYHWDLSRLNRVVSFYAPDMVLSVETGLSMSAVKDVVEAQRLWLPLDSSGNGELPVAEYLAGDQSLSWLSHRYRTARDWVVSMTAVDDHGREVTSGARLVKNVAGYQLAPLYIGAEHSLGPVVEVSFRLLPLPTDLTLARWEAEDPSRLMTILQAARQREHPSRHSDPWEGLRLEHREGRWQLDGITRFPPNVIETWVSTANDELAQTIVRVNNPPREGELNGVQAELRILAQPTRIPKLLEALQPLGSDLVCYPASGIINLGSPPSQEGKEALETMLVQVVVNGGLVQPLMTDLSVKLPRPAEVVGEQTIMARVKTILDPEGVFGPLPAKLC; encoded by the coding sequence ATGCGTTGGCCCCAACCTGGCGCTTTCCTGCAACCCAGTGAAAGAGGTCACCTAGGTGAGCTAATTATCCAGGCCCGGTCCCGCGGGATCAGCATCGGATCACCGGGAGCCGACTATCACTGGGACCTATCGCGGCTTAACAGGGTGGTCTCCTTTTATGCCCCGGATATGGTCTTATCGGTGGAGACCGGCCTATCAATGAGTGCTGTCAAGGACGTGGTTGAGGCTCAAAGGCTCTGGCTACCCCTGGATAGTTCCGGCAATGGCGAGCTGCCTGTAGCCGAATATCTGGCCGGAGATCAGTCCCTCAGTTGGCTCAGCCACCGCTATAGAACCGCCCGCGACTGGGTTGTGAGCATGACAGCGGTGGATGATCACGGTCGGGAAGTGACCAGTGGTGCCCGGTTAGTCAAAAACGTAGCTGGCTACCAGCTAGCGCCGCTGTACATCGGTGCAGAACACTCTCTTGGTCCGGTTGTGGAGGTTTCCTTCCGACTGCTGCCCCTACCTACCGACCTCACTCTGGCCCGGTGGGAAGCTGAAGATCCCTCACGCTTGATGACAATTTTGCAGGCAGCTCGCCAGAGAGAACATCCCTCGCGGCACAGCGATCCCTGGGAAGGTCTGAGGCTGGAACATCGAGAGGGCCGGTGGCAGCTGGATGGCATCACGCGTTTCCCTCCTAACGTCATTGAGACGTGGGTAAGCACTGCCAATGACGAGCTGGCACAAACCATCGTGCGGGTGAATAACCCGCCCCGAGAGGGTGAGTTAAACGGCGTTCAGGCTGAGCTGCGCATTCTAGCACAACCCACTCGGATCCCCAAACTCCTTGAGGCCCTACAACCCTTAGGTTCTGACCTGGTTTGTTATCCGGCGTCAGGAATAATAAACCTCGGCTCTCCACCAAGCCAAGAGGGCAAAGAAGCCCTAGAAACAATGCTAGTCCAGGTGGTGGTCAATGGTGGGCTGGTCCAGCCATTAATGACTGATCTCAGCGTCAAGCTGCCAAGGCCGGCAGAAGTAGTCGGGGAACAGACTATCATGGCTCGGGTAAAGACGATTCTGGATCCTGAGGGAGTTTTTGGTCCCTTGCCCGCTAAGTTATGCTGA
- a CDS encoding biotin--[acetyl-CoA-carboxylase] ligase, producing MNLIQGTLQTRQLGREITYYPFTDSTNEDLWQLLDKGAAVTGQVVVTDNQRSGRGRKGRRWFCAPNLGLPFSVLLCPDLSIDRLGLLSLAMGVAVIDALAADGIESRLKWPNDILVDRRKLGGILAESRPSDEGLVVVMGVGLNVNEQLEDFPDQLRPTAVSVHMVLGKPLPRELLLTRILNRFEQLLESNLAGVIALWHARCAHLGQLVRWHSPEGLVEGRFLGVNEAGEGEIDSGDQIRVVTAGDLDWKPERFIIA from the coding sequence GTGAATCTTATCCAGGGAACCCTTCAAACCCGTCAGCTGGGTCGGGAGATTACTTATTATCCTTTCACTGACTCCACCAATGAGGACCTGTGGCAGCTGCTGGATAAAGGGGCGGCGGTGACCGGCCAGGTGGTGGTGACCGATAATCAGCGGAGCGGCAGGGGACGCAAGGGTCGGCGTTGGTTTTGCGCTCCGAACCTGGGTTTGCCTTTTTCAGTGCTCCTGTGCCCTGACCTGTCGATAGACCGACTCGGCCTGCTCTCACTGGCCATGGGGGTAGCGGTAATAGACGCCCTGGCAGCTGATGGCATTGAATCACGCCTGAAGTGGCCCAATGATATTCTGGTGGATCGGCGGAAGTTAGGGGGCATTCTGGCTGAAAGCCGGCCGTCGGATGAGGGATTAGTGGTGGTCATGGGCGTAGGGCTCAATGTGAACGAGCAACTGGAGGACTTTCCCGACCAGCTTCGTCCCACTGCGGTCTCGGTGCACATGGTTCTGGGGAAGCCACTGCCGCGGGAACTGCTCCTGACCCGGATTCTCAATCGTTTTGAGCAGCTACTTGAGAGCAACCTGGCCGGTGTAATTGCACTCTGGCACGCCCGCTGTGCTCATCTGGGACAGCTGGTGCGCTGGCACAGTCCCGAGGGCCTGGTGGAGGGCCGGTTTCTCGGTGTGAATGAGGCAGGTGAGGGTGAAATAGACAGCGGGGATCAAATCCGCGTGGTAACCGCTGGCGATCTGGATTGGAAGCCCGAACGATTCATAATAGCTTAA
- a CDS encoding (Fe-S)-binding protein encodes MLIAHQLFTTADYRLLQECIHCGLCLPTCPTYMMNSKESDSPRGRLALMKYLDREPEASTEGTYYHLDLCLGCLACQTACPSGVQYSHLLERARSYQRREVRPLAWLQRLALRWITGQPQLRLLTTFLYLIQSMGLDRLAPALRLLPRALRFQLAGMPQVAGKAFSRTVDRYLPAVSAEGDHQGVVAMFTGCVMDHWYADVHAATVRVLKWNSFDVVLPEGQTCCGALHTHAGLDEEAERLLSQNREAFRGINAQALVVNAAGCSAQLRSGLKLENGELPIVDIGEWLAGRLIRPPRHRLPEKITYDAPCHLYHAQGIHDAPTRLLAYACERLVPLPEAEVCCGSAGLYSLIQGEMSRQVLARKINHIRSVAPEVLVTGNPGCQMQLQAGLREAQINIPVYHFIQVLDQAYRREEGYRDAFGLTE; translated from the coding sequence ATGCTGATAGCGCACCAACTCTTCACCACCGCTGATTATCGCCTGCTCCAGGAATGCATTCACTGTGGGCTGTGTCTACCCACGTGCCCTACCTACATGATGAATAGCAAAGAGTCTGATTCCCCACGCGGCCGACTGGCCCTCATGAAATACCTGGATCGGGAGCCCGAAGCAAGTACCGAGGGCACCTACTACCACCTTGACCTGTGCCTGGGCTGCCTGGCCTGCCAGACAGCCTGTCCTTCAGGAGTGCAGTATAGTCACCTACTGGAAAGAGCCCGCAGTTACCAACGACGAGAAGTCCGGCCACTGGCATGGCTTCAACGCCTGGCCCTTCGATGGATCACCGGTCAGCCACAACTGCGCCTACTTACTACCTTCCTGTACCTGATCCAGAGTATGGGTTTGGACCGCCTGGCACCGGCCCTGCGGCTACTGCCCAGGGCACTTCGGTTCCAGCTGGCCGGAATGCCGCAAGTGGCAGGCAAGGCCTTCAGTCGCACGGTGGACCGATATTTACCCGCTGTGTCCGCCGAAGGTGATCACCAGGGAGTTGTCGCAATGTTCACCGGCTGCGTCATGGACCACTGGTACGCCGACGTTCACGCTGCTACTGTGCGGGTTCTAAAGTGGAATAGCTTCGATGTGGTGCTACCGGAGGGCCAAACTTGCTGTGGCGCTTTGCATACCCACGCTGGCCTGGATGAGGAAGCGGAACGACTTTTATCCCAAAACCGGGAGGCGTTCCGGGGGATCAATGCCCAGGCCCTAGTAGTGAATGCGGCCGGCTGCAGTGCCCAATTGCGATCTGGTTTGAAGCTGGAAAACGGCGAGCTTCCCATAGTGGATATCGGTGAATGGTTGGCAGGCCGGCTTATACGGCCGCCTCGTCATAGGCTACCCGAAAAAATAACCTACGACGCCCCCTGTCATTTGTACCATGCCCAGGGTATTCACGACGCACCCACACGACTTCTGGCCTACGCATGTGAACGGCTAGTGCCCCTGCCCGAGGCCGAGGTATGCTGTGGGAGTGCCGGTCTGTATAGTCTAATCCAGGGTGAAATGTCCCGCCAGGTTCTGGCCAGAAAAATCAATCATATTCGATCCGTAGCGCCCGAGGTACTGGTAACCGGCAATCCCGGTTGTCAAATGCAGCTACAGGCGGGTCTGCGAGAGGCACAAATCAATATTCCGGTGTACCACTTTATTCAGGTGCTGGATCAGGCTTACCGTCGCGAGGAGGGTTACCGCGACGCTTTCGGATTGACCGAGTAG